A region of the Cucurbita pepo subsp. pepo cultivar mu-cu-16 chromosome LG14, ASM280686v2, whole genome shotgun sequence genome:
gttgataattatttgaacAAATCTGACACATTTGATGGGTATGTCCTGGTTTATGTTCATGACTTGTTCTTGTTTAAGGTAGGATAGCCTCAATTACATTCTTGAACTGTCTGGCTATTAGTTCCTTGTTTGTTGCTTTGAAACTTGAACAGTCTCATCTTAGCTTTAAAATGGAGCCTTGGCCCTCGTAACTTCATAGCTATCAGATTTGGACTTCCACATTGGGCTTGAGAATTTTAGTTGGTGATTTGATTATGGATTCTCTTTTGCAACCAAAGTTCATCTTGCCAAGATCTTCATGCTTAGGAGAGTGCACCAAATCAATGCTCATGTACCAACCTCAATACAACATACAGAAGAATGTCATTCATATTTCAAGTGAAAAGACAGTATTAGATCCAacatattgaatatttttatggCTGCTCGTTATATGTCGGGgtgttttttcaatttagtctcTCGTTGTCGATGAAGAATAAAATAGGATTCTAATAATCTGATGTAATTTTAACGGGGGTAGGTTGATTTATTATAGAAAGTTTTAGGTATTTTCAGTCGATCAAAGTTGTTTGGGTGGatggtttaaaaaatgataatttgtCGGTTGTGATTTGAACTGAATCATGTTCATCTTCATAAAATTTACCACCCATTGTTAATTTGTTtacataaataaactaaaaataattaagggtataaaaaattagaaaaattttaataaacaagAAGTCCACTTGGtaggaatttttttaataatacttcaTATTTTTGTTGGTTATATTActttatatctttttataagtatttattcattattttcaatttctttcaaCAGATGGATctgtggcgcaatggtagcgcgtctgactccagatcagaaggttgcgtgttcgattcacgtcaggttcaatttttttccctttttttttttttttttttttaaattttcccttttcgattttttctttccttttctttttcgattttttttttaaattttcccttttcgattttttctttccttttctttttcctttttttttttttattttcccttttcgattttttctttccttttctttttcgatttttttttttattttcccttttcgattttttctttccttttctttttcgatttttttttaattttcccttttcgattttttctttccttttctttttcgattttttttttaattttcccttttcgattttttctttccttttctttttcgatttttttttaattttcccttttcgattttttctttccttttctttttcgattttttttttaattttcccttttcgattttttctttccttttctttttcgatttttttttaattttcccttttcgaatctttatattttcttctttctccctcCTTttcgattctttttttttttaatttttattttcaaaatttccaacttttttcccttattgatttgtttttaattttcccttttcgaatattttttattttcttttcctttttcgaatttttttttcttttttcatttgtcgattttaattttcaattttataaggacgtttttatatataaaaaagagaagaaataattaatacttgaaattaattttttgaagagCCCTAAACAAGCACGATTTCCAAACTATAGGGAACtcaaatgaaattttgtgttttaaaatgaCTAATGTAAATCTTCCgctgttaattttttttaaacacgtTAATTATCTCGTAGAGTCTATCACACTAGAGTTGAAACTAAAATCTAGATAGAGAATGACGAAGAAGAATATCAATAGATTAGTACTAGAAGGTCAaaacacattaaaaaaaagacaaatagtGTAAAGTTCACACGAAAAAGGGTTTAAGTCCCATTGTAATAAAATATCGAGAATAAATTCATACCTATCTCGGGATGGATTAAATTACGAGATTGGAGTCTTAAAATTTACCCCCAATAAACCGACCCTAAATCAAAATTAgtgattttataaatttaatttaaaactttatagaaatattaaatattcttctaatttaaactaaattaagaaaaataaatgattatttttaaatttttggaaccGTTGTAAATCACTTGATCGCAGGTGGTAATAGGATCAGCAACGAGTCATCAACATgcatataaattaaatgccACGTCAGCAGACTCTTGGACTTTCCCAAGTTGTCTGGGTTCTTTATAAATTCCCAAATTTGCCGTAGTTgcataatttctttatttattataaacacAGCTGACAGAGCCGGCATCATTACCGGCACGAAACCGAAAGCTTTGAAGCTTCGATTGATCGGCCATGGCGTTTCAGAAGCATATTTTGAAGAAGGCTCTACGAGAGGCGAACTTGAAGCGGCTCATTGGCCGTTCCAGGCCAGCCTTTTGTAGTTTTTTCTCTTCGATTCCTTTTGCTTCCGCTGCTACTGATCCCAAACCTGTTCTTCCGCCGTTTGATTACACGCCGAAGCCTTACAAAGGACCTCTTGCCGATGAAGTTTTTCAGAAGCGGAAGAAGTTTCTTGGCCCTTCGCTTTTTCACTACTACAAGAAGCCGGTAATCTCTCTGATTTCGACTACTACTCCTTATTTGATTGAGTTTTCTGCATTGTTGATTCTGCTGTCGTATCGTGATTTAGATTGATATGGAATTCTGGTGGTTCATTTAAGTGAACCGATTGTGATTTCTGGAAGAAGCACTAGATCTCTGCATTTGAGCAGGATTTTACTTGATCTGGTCGCTTTTCTTGCTTCGTTGCTACGTGATGATGATGAACTCATGCAGATTTGTTGATTGATTTGCCATATTATGCGATACGCTTggttttttggttttcttgaACATTTATCATTAAATTGAACTTTGTTTGTGTATTTGATGGATATCCTTCAATCCGCACATTCTTCAGAAACTGATTCTTTTGGTCTTGCTCTCTTAATTGAATAGCTCAACATTGTAGAAGGGAAAATGCAATATTTGTTTGATGAGAATGGGCGGCGGTACCTTGATGCTTTTGCTGGTATTGTTACTGTTTCTTGTGGGCACTGCCATCCTGATGTCTTGGCTGCAGTCAATGAGCAAAACAAGCTTTTACAGCATGCCACAACCATATACCTACACCATGCAATAGCTGATTTTGCTGAAGCATTGGCTGAGAAAATGCCTGGAAACTTGAAGGTGTTTTTCTCCTTTCAGAATTATTGAATAGTATCTATTCATTTTCGCTGTAATGGATGATTGATATTGAAGCAAAGCATCCAGGATATGTCAGGCTCTGTGGAAATTGTTGAACTTGTGTTCGGACCTTCATTAGAGATGGGATAAGAGATGTTGAATTACTAGAACTGGTGGATCTTTTCATCTTTCTCTGCGATGATGGTTGAGTTGTTATCTCATCACTACTTgattgtaacggtccaagtccaccaccaggagatattgtcctatttgaactctgttttgagctttctctagaggtttttaaaacacgtctgctaggtagaagtttccacatccttataaaaaaatgtttcgttctcctcgccagccgatatgggatctcacaatccaccccttgcgaggcccagcgtcctcgctgacacttgttctcttctcccattgatgtgggaccccccaatccgcCCCCTTTgtggcccaacatccttgctggcacaccactagTGTCCACCCATTTAAGGCTTAGCCtgctggtgtctggctctaataccatttgtaacggtccaagcccactgctagcaaatattgtcctcttcgggcttttaaaaagcgtctgctagggagagatttccacactcttgtaaaaaaatgcttcattctcctccttgggatctcacattgatcTCCTTATTACCCTTGTATAGAACATCATCTCCTGTACTGATTGAAACTTCTGCTTACTTGATTATGCAGGTTGTATATTTTGTAAACTCCGGGACAGAAGCAAATGAATTAGCCATGCTTATGGCCCGTCTGTACAGTGGTAATCTAGGTATGATTGCATTGAGAAATGCATACCATGGAGGAAGTTCTAACACAATTGGACTGACGGCTTTGAATACATGGAAGTACCCAATACCTCAGGTTTTTCTATTCAGAGCTTAATCTGCAGTGATATTGGTTCATTTGGTTGCCTGTATGCTAGTGATAGAACTTTCATTGCCTTCTGGTTTTCTACTAGTCTGATCATGTGCAATTTACTCGGTGCAAACACACGTAATCTATTGCTTGTTGTAGTCGACAGCTGCATTTGCTGTAGTTTGCAGGGCAGTTCAATCTAAGTATTTTGATTCATCTGCAAAATTCTTGTGGTACCTTGCAGGGTGAAATTCATCATGTTGTGAGTCCCGATCCATATCGTGGTATCTTTGGGTCAGATGCTAGTAGTTATGTCAAAGATGTCCAAGATCATATAGATTACGGTACTTCAGGCAGAGTTGCTGGATTTATAGCTGAAACAATTCaggtttctttttctgatgTCTGAAATTGAACATGATAACCACATTCTACATAAACTTGAAGGTACATTTGGTTTTCCATTATCTCAGGGTGTTGGAGGAGCTGTTGAATTAGCACCTGGATACTTGAAACCCGTTTACGACATTGTTCGGAAGGCTGGTGGTGTTTGTATTGCTGATGAGGTTCAAACTGGCTTCGGCCGTACAGGAAGCCATTATTGGGGCTTTGAGACGCAGGGCGTGGTTCCTGATATAGTAACCATGGCAAAGGTAATAGTCCTGTTGGAGAACCACGGCAGCTCATCGTTCGTGTCGTTCATTAGAAGTTATTCCCAGCGTTCCTAAGTATTGAACTTTTCAGGGTATTGGAAATGGTTTGCCATTGGGAGCAGTGGTGACAACGCCTGAAATAGCAAGCACGATGGCTCAAAAACTTCAGTTCAACACTTTTGGAGGGAACCCAGTTTGTTCTGCTGGGGGACTTGCAGTTCTAAGAGTTGTTGACAAGGAGAGACGTCAAGCACATTGTGCAGATGTTGGTGCGCACTTACTAGAGCGATTGAGAGGTCTCCaggaaaaatatgaaagtaaTTTCTCTTAGACTATGACTTTAATTTCCAAGTAGTCCACCTCCCTCTAATCCTTCTTAACGTTGACATTTTTTccaaagaacaatatttgtgaTATCCGGTCGGAGAGAACAaagcattgtttataagaggatggaaacctctccctagcagatgcgttttaaaaaccttgagcggaagtccgaaagagaaagcccaaagaggacaatatctactaacagtgggtcagatgcgttttaaaaaccttgagcggaagtccgaaagagaaagcccaaaaaggacaatatctactaacagtgggtcagatgcgttttaaaaaccttgagcggaagtccgaaagagaaagcccaaaaaggacaatatctactaacagtgggtcagatgcgttttaaaaaccttgagcggaagtccgaaagagaaagcccaaaaaggacaatatctactaacagtgggtcagatgcgttttaaaaaccttgagcggaagtccgaaagagaaagcccaaaaaggacaatatctactaacagtgggtcagatgcgttttaaaaaccttgagcggaagtccgaaagagaaagcccaaaaaggacaatatctactaacagtgggctgtactgttacaaatggtatcagagccagacatcggccaatgtgccagcgaagaggctgaaccttgaagggggtggacacgaggcggtgtgccctAAGGACActggtcccaaagggggtggattgaggggtcccacatcgattggagaaggaacgagtgccagggACGGCGctggccccgaaagggggtgaattgtgactGAGATCCCACTATCAGttagggagaagaacaaaaacattcttttggaaacctcttcctagcatacacataaacacattttaaaaaccgtgaagGAAAACTCAAGGAGGACAAATATCGGTTGGCGGTGGGCTTGCAAAAGAAATCATCATCTCATTTGAGTAATGAATTTTGTTCCATTACAACATTAGAACCCTTGCAAAAGAAATCATCATCTCATTTGAGTAATGAATTTTGTTCCTTTCCAGTCATAGGAGATGTACGAGGAAGAGGATTAATGATAGGTGTAGAATTCGTGACGGATCAGAAGGACAAAACCCCAGCAAAGACCGAAACCGCAGTATTGTTCGAGAAACTAAGAGGTACTTCTATTCTCTGATCTCCAAACCAAATAAGCCAAACTGAAAGTAACTCATGGCTGCTGTTCTAACGACTCGTTTGGTTCCGATTGAAGAACTGGGCGTTCTCGTGGGGAAAGGAGGTCTGCATGGCAATGTATTTCGAATAAAGCCCCCAATGTGTTTCACAAAAGATGATTCAGGTATCTTATATATCTTTTAATGAATCTACATTTCATGAACTGTCTGTCTGGCtctgaaaatgaagattttcttttgagtttctcATACTCCTTTCCCCGCCTCATCTGCAGATTTTCTTGTTGATGCTTTGGACTATGCCATTTCAAAGCTGTAAAAGCTTCAATCTGGTAAACAACGACAACCCATCAGTGTTCTTGTATgttacttaaaataaaatgtaattcTTGTTTGTAGAAGCTACCATGTGTTGTGTACTATATTACAAGTTTTAAACCAGGACTTAGTTTCAGAAACCTTTTCTTGTGTTGTGTACTGATTGAACGTTGTTTCTACGAGTGAATATAAGTATTTATATACAGAAGTTTATAATTCTACTTTGTCATCGACCTTAGATCTACAACCACACCACCATTGTCGTCGCCAACCACATTCACATTCGTAGTGAAGTTCCAGACATGAAATCTTCAGATTTAAGAAATTCAAGATCTAAAAACTTCATATTTGGAGGGAAGGATGAGGTTCCAATTTGAATCAACTAACAGAAACTAACTACTACAGGCACATACATTCATGAATGTCATTCTAGTAATCAGTTCACCACaaaaatttccatgtcatcaCAAAACTACACTAAATAGATTATATTTGAGACAACTTGGCAATACAACAGATGTCAAAAATCAATCATACTTACAATTTTTCTCTCGCGATAAGATTCTCGATATCAATATTTACAAACGGGTGTGGTATGAGTAGGAAGCTTGCAAAATGGTATGCTATGACTTTGCATTCCTCATTATAAATGTTTTACCAATACACTACCAACAAGCTTGTAGATCCTTAGGATGATCATGAACCAACTTTGAACTTGACAAATGTTGATGGTGAACTATGTAGGCTCGCAAGGACGATTAGCCCAAAGCGAGCTCAATGCTCGGAGTCGTTGAAAAAACTCCCCAAGAATAAGAAGGCCTTGAGCAGATTGCCGAGTTGTTAGAATTTTGTACATCTGTTGCAATGTTTCCTGTCGTAGATGGTCAGCCTATTTGGGCATTAGAAAAGAGAGAGTAGAAAAAAGTAGGTAACGTTcgatgaaatattaaaaaagacaaACGGAACCTTAGATCTACCAATTA
Encoded here:
- the LOC111810280 gene encoding alanine--glyoxylate aminotransferase 2 homolog 1, mitochondrial-like yields the protein MAFQKHILKKALREANLKRLIGRSRPAFCSFFSSIPFASAATDPKPVLPPFDYTPKPYKGPLADEVFQKRKKFLGPSLFHYYKKPLNIVEGKMQYLFDENGRRYLDAFAGIVTVSCGHCHPDVLAAVNEQNKLLQHATTIYLHHAIADFAEALAEKMPGNLKVVYFVNSGTEANELAMLMARLYSGNLGMIALRNAYHGGSSNTIGLTALNTWKYPIPQGEIHHVVSPDPYRGIFGSDASSYVKDVQDHIDYGTSGRVAGFIAETIQGVGGAVELAPGYLKPVYDIVRKAGGVCIADEVQTGFGRTGSHYWGFETQGVVPDIVTMAKGIGNGLPLGAVVTTPEIASTMAQKLQFNTFGGNPVCSAGGLAVLRVVDKERRQAHCADVGAHLLERLRGLQEKYEIIGDVRGRGLMIGVEFVTDQKDKTPAKTETAVLFEKLRELGVLVGKGGLHGNVFRIKPPMCFTKDDSDFLVDALDYAISKL